The following proteins are encoded in a genomic region of Galbibacter sp. BG1:
- a CDS encoding helix-turn-helix domain-containing protein — MNSIKVQSLPIDEVIQDIAIALNTDFKVICEEYILEIPEKYGEGTIKGINFSRGLGLIQYNCCFKEDLEIQFVVDDVHPIKFIFCQEGDFYHRFENSNKLNHISQFQNAIVASQNSFGHVFQLKANTQVSINSVEVIRALFEERLRCDMDDLDKSLLDLFKDKKGAKPFYYEGFYSLIIANTLKNINNYAEERFLRNLFLEGKTYVVLAQQILQYKDDKENGDERKLLRQHEIKIIEKAANHIQHNLNNLDTISEIASEVGVNPNKLQLGFQELYGQTVNDYIKNIRLSTATTLLTETDFSMLEIQDRIGISSKSYFSKIFKDHYGISPSKFRQDNRNALLKKRKEA, encoded by the coding sequence ATGAACAGCATTAAGGTACAGTCTTTACCTATAGATGAAGTTATTCAAGATATCGCCATTGCATTGAATACCGATTTCAAAGTAATTTGCGAAGAATACATCTTAGAAATCCCAGAAAAATATGGAGAAGGAACCATAAAAGGCATCAATTTTAGTAGAGGATTGGGATTAATACAGTACAATTGTTGTTTTAAAGAAGATTTGGAAATTCAGTTTGTCGTAGATGATGTTCACCCCATAAAATTTATTTTTTGTCAAGAAGGGGATTTCTATCACCGTTTCGAAAATTCCAATAAATTAAACCACATTTCTCAATTTCAAAATGCGATAGTAGCTAGCCAAAATAGTTTTGGGCACGTATTTCAGCTAAAGGCCAATACCCAAGTATCTATTAATAGTGTGGAGGTTATCCGGGCTTTATTCGAGGAAAGGCTACGTTGCGACATGGACGATCTCGACAAAAGCTTACTCGATCTTTTTAAGGATAAAAAAGGCGCCAAACCATTTTATTATGAAGGTTTTTACAGTTTAATAATTGCCAATACCCTTAAAAATATAAATAACTATGCTGAAGAACGCTTTTTAAGAAATCTGTTTTTGGAGGGGAAAACCTATGTGGTGTTGGCCCAACAAATACTTCAGTACAAAGATGATAAAGAAAACGGCGATGAGCGAAAGCTTTTAAGACAGCATGAGATAAAAATCATTGAAAAAGCCGCCAATCACATTCAACATAATTTAAATAACCTAGACACTATTTCTGAAATAGCTTCAGAAGTAGGTGTTAACCCCAACAAACTTCAATTGGGATTTCAAGAATTATACGGTCAAACTGTTAATGATTATATTAAAAACATACGGCTCAGCACGGCCACTACCCTATTAACAGAAACAGATTTTTCAATGTTGGAAATTCAAGATCGAATTGGTATTTCCAGTAAGAGTTATTTCTCTAAAATTTTTAAAGATCATTACGGTATCTCCCCTTCAAAATTCCGGCAGGATAATAGAAATGCTCTGTTGAAAAAAAGAAAAGAAGCTTAA
- a CDS encoding M15 family metallopeptidase: MKLLKIFKSVCLLVLLITVKTTFAQQEYSEEILIGKGDPALHGEGIGLQEEAYQSFLKMKDAAKQEGIDLKVVSGYRNFDRQKSIWERKYTNYTAGGLSPEEAIKKIVEYSTIPGTSRHHWGTDIDIIDGSKKVDGDVLDPGKFHGNGPFCKLKEWLDKNANTYGFYLVYTDTPKRKGFKYEPWHFSYRPISKPMLEAYKKLDIISILKRYQLMGSEYLTETFMKTYITNNISDINPELK, encoded by the coding sequence ATGAAGCTATTGAAAATTTTTAAATCTGTTTGTCTACTTGTATTATTGATAACGGTTAAAACTACGTTTGCCCAACAGGAATATTCTGAAGAAATACTTATAGGAAAAGGAGACCCTGCATTGCATGGGGAAGGAATCGGACTTCAAGAAGAGGCTTACCAATCTTTTCTAAAAATGAAAGACGCTGCCAAACAAGAAGGCATCGATTTAAAAGTAGTTTCTGGTTATCGAAATTTCGACAGGCAAAAATCCATTTGGGAGCGAAAGTACACCAACTATACCGCTGGAGGTTTATCGCCCGAAGAAGCTATTAAAAAAATAGTGGAATATTCTACTATTCCCGGAACAAGCAGGCATCATTGGGGGACTGATATAGATATTATCGATGGTTCTAAAAAGGTTGATGGAGATGTTCTGGATCCAGGTAAATTTCATGGCAACGGCCCTTTTTGCAAGCTTAAAGAATGGCTCGATAAAAATGCGAATACTTATGGGTTTTATTTAGTTTATACCGACACCCCAAAAAGAAAAGGTTTTAAGTACGAACCGTGGCATTTTAGCTACCGCCCTATTTCTAAACCTATGCTGGAAGCTTACAAAAAACTGGATATCATTTCTATTTTAAAGCGCTATCAACTTATGGGAAGTGAGTATTTAACAGAAACGTTTATGAAAACTTATATTACCAACAACATCTCTGATATTAATCCGGAATTAAAATAA
- a CDS encoding flavohemoglobin expression-modulating QEGLA motif protein, with amino-acid sequence MWKINHLEEKEIKKITNQLAENKELNCSLPGGGLLHIEPGFPYLVVYRRSKKNNHLKKIAANEASYLIIGNKDFKKYQKLIIAISDLLSTRFKSYMLLELFLAEKEKTSFCIKGPEDILPSTLNTLQEALQNIPDSKSGAYFKAAISNTRKRQPKGKAKLLTITKAKQCGALVVGLEIPSAFNDEDGVFYPLYFRDFKDSIIEAIHLAVFDFIRVQTSCGVRSVRALGRQSLKDKVYEIDKKLSRLERSYKFLWLVSPSNIHNIKKTFFNSGFEKILDYHYRLLPVDPDLIKRRLYNLKIEDVDDPAMSHLFREKREELDQQISMLSERGSPNFFYNGLKLYGNVDDELLKNAQEILRFLPNDMEEENRPTMDAREFASFARKEFQYFHDQDDQFKSKIHLRKDVNIMMVNQGELYIPADYKTGRMEAKALIQHEVGTHVLTYFNGSKQPFEQLSIGLADYDTMQEGVAVMAEYLSGGLTVNRLRILAGRVVAGKALIDNYDFRGIFQLLFKEYGFSKERAFNITSRIMQGGGFLKDIIYLKGLVKLRNYLKEGGSYELLFTGKFAFHHVNIIKELTDRKVLQPPALIPSYAGGKLYENRLKDIRDGLPIHKMVSEQEELRESVSQ; translated from the coding sequence ATGTGGAAGATTAACCATCTTGAAGAAAAGGAAATAAAGAAAATTACAAATCAGCTTGCTGAAAATAAAGAACTCAATTGTTCTTTGCCAGGAGGAGGTTTGTTGCATATAGAACCAGGGTTTCCCTATTTGGTGGTTTACCGAAGAAGTAAAAAAAACAACCATCTTAAAAAAATTGCCGCCAATGAGGCTTCTTATCTTATAATAGGAAACAAAGATTTTAAAAAATACCAAAAGTTAATAATCGCTATTTCCGATTTACTCTCTACACGGTTTAAATCGTATATGCTGCTGGAACTTTTTTTGGCTGAAAAAGAAAAGACTTCATTTTGTATAAAAGGTCCAGAAGATATTTTGCCTTCTACCTTAAATACGTTACAGGAGGCGCTTCAAAATATTCCAGATAGTAAGTCGGGAGCGTATTTTAAAGCTGCTATATCCAACACCCGCAAACGACAACCAAAAGGAAAAGCCAAGCTTTTAACTATTACAAAAGCAAAACAATGCGGGGCATTGGTCGTGGGTTTAGAAATCCCTTCAGCATTTAATGATGAAGATGGGGTATTTTATCCTTTATATTTTAGGGATTTTAAAGATTCGATCATAGAAGCTATTCATCTCGCCGTATTCGATTTTATTCGCGTACAGACGTCTTGTGGGGTAAGAAGTGTTAGAGCCTTGGGCAGGCAGTCTTTAAAAGATAAGGTTTATGAAATAGATAAAAAGCTTTCCAGATTGGAGCGATCCTACAAGTTTCTGTGGTTGGTATCGCCCTCGAATATTCACAACATTAAAAAGACTTTTTTCAATTCGGGATTCGAGAAAATACTGGATTACCATTATCGTCTGCTTCCGGTAGACCCCGATCTAATAAAGCGAAGACTTTACAATCTTAAGATCGAAGATGTCGACGATCCGGCGATGTCTCATCTTTTTCGGGAAAAAAGGGAGGAATTAGATCAACAAATTTCCATGCTGAGCGAACGTGGGAGTCCAAATTTCTTTTACAACGGTTTAAAACTCTATGGAAATGTAGATGACGAACTATTGAAAAATGCTCAAGAGATTTTGAGGTTTTTACCAAATGATATGGAAGAAGAAAATAGACCTACCATGGATGCCAGGGAGTTTGCATCTTTTGCCAGAAAGGAATTTCAATATTTCCACGATCAGGATGATCAGTTTAAAAGTAAAATACATTTGCGTAAGGACGTCAACATTATGATGGTCAATCAAGGGGAGCTTTATATTCCAGCGGATTACAAAACTGGCAGGATGGAAGCCAAAGCGCTTATTCAACACGAGGTTGGAACCCATGTGCTTACCTATTTTAATGGAAGCAAACAACCATTTGAACAGCTCTCGATAGGTTTGGCAGATTACGATACCATGCAGGAAGGCGTAGCTGTAATGGCAGAGTATCTTTCAGGTGGACTCACAGTAAACCGGTTGCGAATCCTCGCCGGAAGAGTGGTGGCAGGGAAGGCTTTGATAGATAATTATGATTTTAGGGGGATTTTTCAATTGTTGTTTAAAGAGTACGGCTTTAGTAAAGAGCGTGCTTTTAATATTACCTCAAGGATCATGCAGGGAGGTGGTTTCTTAAAAGATATAATTTATTTGAAAGGCCTGGTTAAACTAAGAAATTACCTCAAAGAAGGTGGTTCATACGAACTTTTGTTTACTGGGAAATTTGCTTTTCATCATGTAAACATTATAAAAGAATTAACCGACCGTAAAGTACTGCAACCACCAGCGTTAATACCGAGTTATGCGGGAGGGAAATTATACGAAAACCGATTGAAGGATATAAGAGACGGACTCCCCATACATAAAATGGTAAGCGAACAGGAAGAACTTCGGGAATCTGTATCCCAGTAA
- a CDS encoding ankyrin repeat domain-containing protein produces the protein MRKLALVIALFLSAGITFANTSKNEKEFKTATTILVVKPSPKVSPFCMSIVKGDLATVQKLISLGADVNEKSNGMTPAMYAARYNRADILELLVLHQADLKTKCSGKGYTAMEYAKLSNAKDAQAVLEKALNS, from the coding sequence ATGAGAAAGTTAGCACTTGTAATCGCCTTATTCCTGTCTGCCGGAATAACTTTTGCAAACACATCAAAAAACGAAAAAGAATTTAAAACAGCTACCACCATTTTGGTCGTAAAGCCTTCACCAAAAGTCTCGCCCTTTTGCATGTCTATTGTTAAGGGAGATTTAGCCACGGTACAAAAATTAATCAGTTTGGGAGCAGATGTAAACGAAAAGTCCAATGGAATGACACCAGCCATGTATGCTGCTAGGTACAATCGTGCAGATATTTTGGAGCTATTGGTTCTACACCAAGCCGATTTAAAAACAAAATGTTCCGGTAAGGGATATACGGCTATGGAGTATGCAAAATTATCTAACGCCAAAGATGCACAAGCTGTTTTGGAGAAAGCATTGAATTCTTAA
- a CDS encoding aldose epimerase family protein, whose protein sequence is MHTNNTFLAALFSILIISISCKNEKKEKTSDAQVSNNLETDSIETYLNDKEFDTVLNNKNVGLYWIKNKNMLAAFTNYGGRLVGLWVPDKNGNYTDVVIGMPSIKSYMESTEPYFGATIGRVGNRIANGTFTLEGKQYQIPTNDGENSLHGGKKGFQDVVWKTEKTNDHTLVFSYTSVDMEEGFPGNLEVKVTYTITQENALKIDYQANTDAPTVVNLTNHAFFNLNGEGSGTILNHKLKIYANEFTPVDSGLIPTGRIEDVKGTPFDFTTIHSIGERIDTKNEQLKFGKGYDHNFVLNGPKKGGMIHAATIKGDKSGIIMDILTEEPGLQFYSGNFMKSKNTLKTGAKDDYRTAFALETQHFPDSPNQENFPSIRLNPDETYHTVSLYKFSVER, encoded by the coding sequence ATGCATACGAATAATACTTTTCTTGCTGCTCTATTTTCAATTCTAATTATCAGTATTTCCTGTAAAAACGAAAAAAAGGAAAAAACCTCTGACGCTCAAGTTTCCAACAATTTAGAAACCGATTCTATAGAAACCTATTTAAATGATAAAGAATTTGATACCGTTTTAAACAACAAAAATGTTGGTTTATACTGGATAAAAAATAAGAATATGTTAGCCGCTTTCACCAATTACGGGGGGCGCTTGGTGGGTTTATGGGTTCCCGATAAAAATGGAAATTACACAGATGTTGTTATCGGGATGCCCAGTATAAAAAGCTATATGGAATCTACTGAACCTTATTTTGGTGCTACCATTGGAAGAGTTGGGAACAGAATTGCCAATGGCACATTTACTTTGGAAGGCAAACAATACCAAATTCCTACTAATGATGGAGAGAACAGTTTGCACGGAGGGAAAAAAGGTTTTCAAGATGTGGTCTGGAAAACCGAAAAAACAAACGATCATACCTTGGTCTTTAGCTATACGTCTGTAGATATGGAGGAAGGTTTCCCCGGAAACCTAGAAGTAAAAGTTACCTATACTATTACCCAAGAAAATGCTCTAAAAATAGACTATCAAGCCAACACCGATGCGCCTACCGTGGTAAATTTAACGAACCACGCCTTTTTTAATCTAAACGGGGAAGGCAGTGGAACTATTTTAAATCATAAACTAAAAATATATGCTAACGAATTTACTCCGGTCGATTCGGGATTAATACCCACGGGACGAATCGAAGACGTAAAAGGAACCCCATTTGATTTTACAACTATTCATTCAATTGGTGAGCGCATTGATACAAAAAACGAGCAATTAAAATTTGGAAAGGGCTACGACCATAATTTTGTGCTGAATGGTCCTAAAAAAGGCGGTATGATCCATGCAGCAACCATCAAAGGGGATAAAAGCGGTATTATAATGGACATCCTTACGGAAGAACCAGGCTTACAATTTTATAGTGGAAACTTTATGAAAAGTAAAAACACTTTAAAAACCGGGGCAAAAGATGATTATAGGACGGCTTTCGCCTTAGAAACACAACATTTTCCAGACTCACCAAATCAAGAAAACTTTCCATCGATAAGATTGAATCCGGATGAGACTTACCATACGGTTTCGCTTTATAAATTTTCTGTGGAGCGGTAG
- a CDS encoding GAF domain-containing sensor histidine kinase yields the protein MYQELDIDVQMDVESIQDIKIVPSILNVICKTTGMGFAAVSRVTEKEWVTCTSMDNINFKLKSGDQLDVNNTICSEIREHGQKVIIEDATEDLYYSSHPSPPLFGFQSYIAVPIYRKNKEFFGTLFALDPKPVKLKNPEILEMFKMYAELISLHLEMTDDLKNTKLQLREERKIAELRETFIAVLGHDLRNPVGTARMSADILLKQDLPKPVLRQIDIIKSSSYRMQELIDNLLDFAKGHLGDGIKLKLERDRKELLKEIKQVIAEARALDPSREVISNIKFNESVLCDPHRIAQLLSNLLGNALKHGSRKQPLQVDVYIEHRNFIMSVTNGGKKIPDTKINNLFKPYYKEHTPKNESGLGLGLYIVSEIAKAHNGVVNVKSDDMRTTFTFKMPLVRRPID from the coding sequence ATGTATCAAGAATTAGACATCGATGTACAAATGGATGTGGAATCAATCCAAGACATTAAGATTGTTCCATCCATCTTAAATGTAATCTGTAAAACAACGGGCATGGGTTTTGCCGCCGTTTCACGGGTTACGGAGAAAGAATGGGTTACCTGTACTTCGATGGATAACATTAATTTTAAGCTGAAATCTGGCGACCAACTAGATGTTAACAATACCATTTGTAGCGAAATAAGGGAACACGGTCAAAAAGTGATAATTGAAGATGCTACCGAAGATCTCTACTATTCATCACACCCGAGTCCGCCCTTATTTGGTTTTCAAAGCTATATAGCAGTTCCAATTTATAGAAAAAATAAAGAATTCTTCGGTACTTTATTTGCGCTCGACCCGAAGCCAGTAAAGTTAAAGAATCCAGAAATTTTAGAAATGTTCAAAATGTATGCGGAATTAATCTCCCTGCATTTGGAAATGACGGATGATCTCAAAAATACAAAGCTCCAACTGCGCGAGGAACGTAAAATAGCCGAACTACGTGAAACGTTTATCGCCGTACTAGGGCACGATTTGCGTAACCCTGTTGGCACAGCCCGGATGTCGGCCGATATTTTATTAAAACAAGATTTACCAAAACCTGTGTTAAGGCAGATAGATATTATAAAATCTTCTTCCTACCGTATGCAGGAGCTTATAGATAATCTTTTGGATTTTGCGAAAGGACATTTAGGGGATGGTATAAAATTAAAATTGGAACGGGACAGAAAAGAACTTCTTAAAGAGATAAAGCAAGTAATTGCAGAAGCGCGAGCGCTCGATCCTTCCCGGGAAGTAATTAGCAATATCAAATTTAACGAAAGTGTTTTATGCGACCCGCACCGCATCGCTCAACTACTATCTAATTTGTTGGGGAATGCTTTAAAGCACGGAAGCCGAAAACAGCCGCTCCAAGTAGATGTGTATATCGAGCATAGAAACTTTATAATGTCGGTAACCAATGGGGGCAAAAAAATACCGGACACAAAAATCAATAATTTATTTAAGCCTTATTATAAAGAGCATACACCTAAAAACGAATCTGGATTAGGTCTTGGGCTATATATTGTTTCTGAAATTGCAAAAGCACACAATGGAGTAGTAAATGTGAAGTCTGATGATATGCGTACCACTTTTACCTTTAAAATGCCTTTGGTACGTAGACCGATAGACTAA
- a CDS encoding DUF6747 family protein, with protein MTTLLLLKELYSSSFSELKNNYVATLLKAVMWFTIACFLIAVYAFFYRLFTGFPI; from the coding sequence ATGACAACACTTTTACTCCTTAAAGAGCTTTATTCCAGCTCCTTTTCAGAATTAAAGAACAATTATGTGGCAACGCTTTTAAAAGCTGTAATGTGGTTTACCATTGCATGTTTTTTAATAGCAGTGTATGCATTTTTTTACCGCCTTTTTACCGGGTTTCCTATTTAA
- a CDS encoding succinylglutamate desuccinylase/aspartoacylase family protein gives MEVDRIIGKYSSDKKGPLLFITAGIHGNEPSGVKALQKVFKELNKTKPIINGTVLGVAGNKKALKEGVRYIDEDLNRTWTKENISSRVEKSHEHKEMYEIMKVLEDESREAFTERYFLDCHTTSSASLPFISVQEVNDNDVWAHLFPTYIVRGFSDIITGDIDHYLSRIGITGFVFEAGQHTSDEAQENHEGMIWLALEKACDLNLEEISCYPECVTKFSEENAPDQKTFEILYRHELDEKVSFAMESGFENFSKITKGQLLAKENGHKVISKWDAHIFMPLYQTQGNDGFFVIKEVSGS, from the coding sequence ATGGAGGTAGATAGAATAATAGGAAAATATTCAAGCGATAAAAAAGGACCTTTGCTTTTTATTACGGCCGGTATTCATGGAAACGAACCTAGCGGGGTCAAAGCCTTACAAAAGGTTTTTAAAGAATTGAATAAAACAAAGCCGATTATAAATGGGACTGTTTTAGGTGTTGCAGGGAATAAAAAAGCACTAAAAGAAGGTGTAAGATATATCGATGAAGATTTAAACCGCACCTGGACGAAAGAAAATATAAGTTCCCGTGTTGAAAAATCCCACGAACATAAGGAAATGTATGAGATCATGAAAGTGCTGGAAGACGAAAGCAGGGAAGCATTTACCGAAAGATATTTTTTAGACTGCCATACGACTTCTTCTGCAAGTTTACCTTTCATTTCGGTGCAAGAGGTGAACGATAATGATGTATGGGCGCACCTGTTCCCTACCTATATCGTTAGAGGCTTTAGTGATATTATCACAGGGGATATCGACCATTACCTTAGTAGGATTGGTATCACTGGTTTTGTTTTTGAAGCTGGGCAGCACACAAGTGATGAAGCACAAGAAAATCATGAAGGAATGATATGGTTGGCTCTTGAAAAAGCGTGTGACCTAAATTTGGAAGAAATTTCTTGTTATCCAGAATGTGTCACCAAATTTTCAGAAGAAAATGCTCCCGACCAGAAGACATTTGAAATTCTCTATCGCCACGAACTCGATGAAAAAGTATCTTTCGCCATGGAATCAGGTTTTGAGAATTTCAGTAAAATTACCAAGGGGCAATTGCTGGCAAAAGAAAATGGACACAAAGTTATAAGCAAGTGGGATGCCCATATCTTTATGCCCTTATACCAAACCCAAGGGAACGATGGTTTTTTTGTAATTAAAGAAGTTTCTGGATCCTAA
- a CDS encoding glutathione synthetase, with translation MKICFVLNKIEKEKAGTSVALMTKAHARGHEVFVMGVGDFNFEYGGTITLNTTKVPKSTTTKSPKKFLEILQGAKAKKKKVVSTDLDVLFIRNNPTEEGAERHWAEQSGIAFGRMIQSQGVLVLNDAYALSHAFIDKLYFEELPKEIKPASIITRNKEDILTFWEAHDKKMVLKPLEGSGGADVFLIDEHEKNINQIIKTISDQGYVIAQEYLPAVKDGDVRVLLLNGRVLEEKGEKAIIRRVSGEGEFRSNFKLGATADSSELTPAMKQIIDLTAPKLIKDGLFLVGLDIVKDKLIEINVLSPGGLERFADIGLPDFTDTIIESIERKLFYKQKYGGQLANKVLATMY, from the coding sequence ATGAAAATATGTTTTGTATTAAATAAAATTGAGAAAGAAAAGGCAGGAACTTCTGTGGCTCTAATGACAAAAGCACATGCAAGAGGGCATGAAGTTTTTGTTATGGGGGTGGGCGATTTTAATTTTGAATATGGCGGTACGATTACACTTAATACCACTAAAGTTCCCAAATCTACCACAACAAAGTCGCCAAAGAAATTTTTAGAAATTTTACAAGGGGCAAAAGCGAAAAAGAAAAAAGTAGTTTCTACCGATTTGGATGTTCTTTTCATCCGTAACAATCCTACGGAAGAAGGGGCAGAAAGGCATTGGGCCGAACAATCTGGAATCGCTTTTGGGAGAATGATCCAGAGTCAGGGTGTGCTGGTATTAAATGACGCCTACGCGCTTTCGCATGCTTTTATAGATAAACTCTATTTTGAAGAACTTCCGAAGGAAATAAAACCGGCCTCCATAATCACTAGGAATAAAGAAGACATCTTAACCTTTTGGGAAGCGCACGATAAGAAAATGGTGCTAAAACCTCTCGAAGGATCTGGAGGTGCCGATGTTTTTCTAATTGATGAACACGAAAAAAATATCAATCAAATCATAAAAACCATTAGCGATCAAGGGTATGTTATTGCCCAAGAATATTTGCCAGCGGTAAAAGATGGTGATGTGCGTGTTCTTTTATTAAATGGAAGAGTGCTGGAAGAAAAAGGAGAAAAAGCCATTATTAGAAGAGTTAGTGGAGAAGGGGAATTCCGAAGTAATTTTAAATTGGGGGCCACGGCAGATAGCAGCGAGCTTACGCCGGCGATGAAGCAAATAATTGACTTAACAGCTCCAAAGCTTATAAAAGATGGTCTGTTTTTAGTGGGATTGGATATTGTGAAAGATAAATTGATTGAAATCAATGTACTAAGTCCGGGTGGCTTGGAGAGGTTCGCAGATATTGGCCTGCCCGATTTTACAGATACCATTATAGAATCCATAGAGCGGAAGCTATTCTACAAGCAAAAATACGGCGGACAACTAGCAAATAAAGTGTTGGCAACTATGTATTAA
- the kynU gene encoding kynureninase gives MQFENTRDFAKKLDAQDKLAVYKDEFIFPVINGKKVIYFTGNSLGLQPKRSQKYINDIMNDWGGLAVEGHFKAEKPWWDYHERLSEPLSKVVGAKPEEVTVMNTLTVNLHLLMVSFYRPTKKRFKIICEEKAFPSDQYMLASQVRFHGFDPKEAIVEVKKRKGENFWRTEDVVKEIDAVGDELALVLIGGVNYYNGQVFDMETITKAGKKNGAFVGWDLAHAAGNVKLELNKWGVDFAAWCSYKYMNSGPGNASGAYINEKYLDKKDIPRFEGWWGTKKETRFLMEPEFHPMSNAEAWQVSNAPVLSIAPYLASLSLFDEVSMDELIAKRNVLTAYLEFVLHTIDAELGDTTIFEIITPKERGCQLSVFLHGQGKELFDYLMENGVITDWREPNVIRLAPTPFYNSFEEMYEFGQILKRGIQQIN, from the coding sequence ATGCAGTTTGAAAACACACGTGATTTCGCAAAGAAATTAGATGCTCAAGATAAATTAGCGGTTTATAAAGATGAATTTATTTTCCCGGTAATCAATGGGAAAAAGGTGATTTATTTTACCGGGAATTCACTGGGATTACAACCAAAACGTAGCCAGAAATATATAAATGATATCATGAACGATTGGGGGGGACTTGCTGTTGAAGGTCATTTTAAAGCGGAAAAGCCTTGGTGGGATTATCATGAACGCCTTTCGGAACCTCTTTCAAAAGTGGTAGGGGCTAAGCCAGAAGAGGTCACTGTTATGAATACACTTACTGTAAACCTACATCTATTAATGGTTTCTTTTTATAGACCCACCAAAAAAAGATTTAAAATAATCTGTGAGGAAAAAGCTTTTCCTTCAGACCAGTATATGTTGGCCAGTCAAGTTAGGTTTCATGGCTTCGATCCTAAGGAAGCTATTGTTGAGGTTAAAAAGCGCAAAGGTGAAAACTTTTGGCGTACAGAAGATGTAGTGAAAGAGATTGATGCGGTTGGAGATGAATTGGCACTGGTTTTAATTGGAGGTGTAAATTATTACAACGGTCAAGTTTTCGATATGGAAACCATTACCAAAGCGGGTAAAAAAAATGGAGCTTTTGTTGGTTGGGATCTAGCGCATGCTGCTGGCAATGTAAAATTGGAATTAAATAAATGGGGAGTGGATTTTGCAGCCTGGTGCAGCTATAAATATATGAATAGTGGGCCGGGTAACGCTTCTGGCGCTTATATAAATGAAAAATACTTAGATAAAAAAGATATCCCTCGATTTGAAGGTTGGTGGGGCACCAAAAAGGAAACACGTTTTTTAATGGAACCAGAATTCCACCCTATGTCCAATGCCGAAGCTTGGCAAGTAAGCAATGCTCCAGTTTTGTCCATCGCACCTTATTTGGCATCGCTTTCCCTTTTCGATGAAGTCTCAATGGATGAGCTTATAGCAAAGCGTAATGTTTTAACCGCTTACCTAGAATTTGTTTTGCACACTATCGATGCCGAATTGGGAGACACTACTATTTTTGAAATAATAACCCCTAAAGAGCGAGGTTGCCAGTTATCGGTTTTTCTTCATGGACAAGGAAAGGAGTTGTTCGATTATCTAATGGAAAACGGAGTGATAACCGATTGGAGGGAACCCAATGTTATTCGCTTGGCGCCAACGCCTTTCTATAATTCTTTTGAAGAAATGTATGAATTCGGTCAAATTCTAAAAAGAGGAATTCAACAAATCAATTAA